Below is a window of Streptomyces sp. NBC_00223 DNA.
ACGGCCAGATCGCGCGGCACCGACAGGCCGGCGTCCGCGGCCGCGTGCATCGCCCCTATCGCCATCTGGTCGCCCGCCGCGAAGATCGCGGTGGGCGGCTGCGGCGCGGCCAGCAGCCGCCTGGCCGCCGACTCGCCGCTGTCGAGGAAGAAGTCGCCCTCGACCACGTAGTCCTCGGGGACCGGCAGCCCCAACCGGACGCAGGCCCGCCGGTAGCCCGCCAGCCGCTCGGCGGCCGGCGGCAGGTGCAGCGGCCCGGTGATGGTGGCGATCCTGCGGTGCCCCAGCTCGTACAGATGCTGCACCGCGGCTTCCGCGCCGGCCGCGTTGTCCGAACTGACCCGTACCGTACGCGGACCGGTGAAGGCCGTGTCGATGCCCGCGCAGGGCACCGGGGAGGCGGCCAGCATGCGCAGACACCGGTCGTCGGGGGGCGTGGTCAGCACGATGACGCCCTCCAGGTTGTGCCGCCGCACCGCCTGGAGGTGGGCGCCGTCCGGGTCTTCGGGGCTCGGGGTGGTCAGCAGCATCAGGTGGTAGTCCGCCTCGGACAGCGCCGTGCGGACCGCGCTCAGCAGGCCGAGCAGGAAGGGGTTGTGCAGCCCCTGCGCCTCCTGGCCGCTGTCCCAGATCAGGCCGATGGTGTCCGAGCGGCGGCGTACCAGGGTACGGGCCGGCTCGTTGGGGGCATACCCCAGCTCGACGGCGAGGCGGCGGATGCGCTCGCGGGTGGCCTCGCTGACCTCGGCCCGGTCGTTGAGCGCCCGCGAGACAGTGGCGGTCGAGACGCCGCTGCGGCGGGCGAGTTCACGGATGTTCACGAGGTACCCGTTCTGCGTGAGTGGACACGAGGCGAAATGCGAGAAGCCATGGTGGAAAGGGTGAACGAAAATGGCTCCTGCGTACAGTCTTGACGATCAGCAAGGGTGAGGGACAGACTTCCGGCCCATCGGAAACGTTTACGGCACTCGGCCCCCACTGAGGGGCCCCGAACAGGAACGGGACTCCTGCGATGCCAGCAAACGCTCGACGCTTCCGCACCAAAACCTTCTTAACGCTCGCCACCGCGGCCGCCTGTGTGGCGGCCGTCGCGACCGTACCGGCACAGGCTCACGACAACCGTCCGACCTACACCAACCCTAAGGCGCCCATCGACCTGCGCGTCAAGGATCTGCTGAAGCGGATGACTCTGGCCGAGAAGATCGGTCAGATGGACCAGATATCCGTGGTCAACACGCAGGGCGACTGCCAGTGGAGCGGCGGTGACTTCACCGAATCCTGCCTGAAGAACGTCCTGGTGAAGAACGCCGCCGGCTCGATCCTGTCCGGCGGCGGCGCGGGACCGACGGTCAACACGCCGGAAAACTGGGCGAAGATGGTCAACACCGTGCAGAAGTACGCGGTGGACAACAGCCGGTTGCACATTCCGGTGCTCTACGGAGTGGACGCCGTGCACGGCCACAACAACGTCCTGGGCGCCACGATCTTCCCCCAGGAGATCGGCCTCGGCTCCACCTGGAACCCCTCCCTGGTCAAGGACGCCGGCGCCGCCACCGGACGCGCGGTCGCCGCCACCGGCATCGACTGGAACTTCTCGCCCGTCGCCGACCTCTCCCGCGACCAGCGCTGGGGCCGCTACTACGAGACCTACAGCGAGGACCCGCTGCTCGCCGGCACCCTGGCCGCCTCCGCGGTGGACGGCATCCAGCACGCCGACGGCGCCAAGGAGATCGCCGCCACCGTCAAGCACTTCGCGGGCTACTCCGAGCCGTCCAACGGCCACGACCGGGTGCCCGCCGATGTCTCGCTGCGCTACCTCCAGGACACGCTGCTGCCGTCCTACAAGGCCGCCATCGACGCGGGCGCCAAGTCCGTGATGGTCAACTCCGGTGCCGTGAACGGGATTCCGGCCACCGCCTCGTCGTATCTGCTCACCAAGGTGCTCCGCGACAAGTGGGGCTTCCAGGGCGTCGAGATCAGCGACTGGCAGGACGTACGCGCCCTCCAGACCTCGTACCACGTCGCCGCCGACTACCCCGGGGCCATCGCCAAGGCCGTCAACGCGGGCCTGGACATGGCCATGGAGCCGTACGACGCCCAGGGCTGGAGCGACGGGCTCACCGCGGCGGTCAACCGCGGGCTGGTCTCCGTCAAGCGGATCGACCAGTCGGTGACGCGCATCCTGAAGCTGAAGTTCGAACTCGGCCTGTTCGAACACCCCTATGTGGACGCCTCGAAGGCCAACGGGCGGGTGCTCGGCGCCGACACCGCCGTCGCCCGGCAGGCCGCCGACGAGTCGCAGGTGCTGCTGCGCAACGACGGCAATGTGCTGCCGCTGTCGTCCTCGACGAAGAAGATCGTGGTCGCCGGTTCCTACGCCGACGACATCAACGACCAGGCCGGCGGCTGGACGGTCGGCTGGCAGGGCGTGCCCGACGGCGTGAAGCTGCCCGGCACCACCGTGCTCCAGGGGATCAAGGAAGCCGCGCCGTCCGGCACCAAGGTCGTCCAGGCCGCGGGCGCCGCCGACGCCGTCACCCAGGCCAAGAACGCCGATCTGACGGTCGTCGTGGTCGGGGAGAAGGCCGCAGCCGAAGGCAGCGCCGACAGCCCGCGGCCCGAACTGAGCGCCGACCAGCAGGCGTTGGTCAAGTCGCTGAAGGCGACCGGGAAGCCGGTGGTCACCGTCGTGATCGCCGGACGCCCGCTGGTGCTCGGCGACGCGGACGGCACCCAGGGTCTGCTGATGTCCTGGCTGCCCGGCGGCGAGGGCGGCCACGCGGTCGCCGACGTGCTCTTCGGCAAGGTCAACCCGAGCGGGCGGCTGTCCGTCTCGTGGCCGAAGGACCTGGGCAACGAGCCGCTGTACTACCAGCAGCTCCCCGGCACCAACGCCGGGCCCCAGTCCTCCTACGACGCCGCCTACCCGTTCGGCTCGGGCCTGTCGTACACCAGCTACGCCTTCGGCTCGATCAAGGCGGACGCGGCCACCGCGCGCACCAAGGACACCCTGCACCTCAAGGTGACGGTGACCAACTCGGGTGCCCGCGCGGGCGATCTGGTGGTGCCGGTCTACGTGTCGCAGCCGGTCAGCGACGTGCTGACCCCGGCCACCAAGCTGGTCGCCTTCACCAAGGTGCACCTGAACGCGGGCCAGTCCCGTACGGTCTCGCTCTCCGTACCGCCGAGCGAGCTGGCGGTCACCCCGGGCGACATCGACGGCGCGGGTCAGCAGCAGGTGGCACGCGGCGACTACGTCTTCTCGGCCGGTGGCCAGTCGACGACGGTGACGCTGCGCTGAGCGAGGGCTGAATCCGGGGCCGGTGCCCGGCGGTTCGTCGCCGTCGAGTGCCGGCCACCGGTTTGCCGGGCGCCGGGCCGTGGGCGGGAAATCCCGCTCGCGGCCCGGCGTCTGCTGTCTGATGGGACCCGGCAGCGGGACCTGCCGGGGCGCGCTCGCGCTCCCGGCGCCGGAACGGGAGGTCGGATGAACGGCAAGGACGGCGGGGGCTCCGCGGGCGGTTCCACGGAAGGCGACGAGGCGCTGCTCGCGCGGATGCGGGCCGCGCCCGTACTGGCCGGGCC
It encodes the following:
- a CDS encoding LacI family DNA-binding transcriptional regulator; protein product: MNIRELARRSGVSTATVSRALNDRAEVSEATRERIRRLAVELGYAPNEPARTLVRRRSDTIGLIWDSGQEAQGLHNPFLLGLLSAVRTALSEADYHLMLLTTPSPEDPDGAHLQAVRRHNLEGVIVLTTPPDDRCLRMLAASPVPCAGIDTAFTGPRTVRVSSDNAAGAEAAVQHLYELGHRRIATITGPLHLPPAAERLAGYRRACVRLGLPVPEDYVVEGDFFLDSGESAARRLLAAPQPPTAIFAAGDQMAIGAMHAAADAGLSVPRDLAVVGFDDIDAAALVRPALTTVAQDQRALGEAAVAALRGLLDAGPGKTKTNQPAEARIIPTRLLIRGSSRPGA
- a CDS encoding glycoside hydrolase family 3 N-terminal domain-containing protein; the protein is MPANARRFRTKTFLTLATAAACVAAVATVPAQAHDNRPTYTNPKAPIDLRVKDLLKRMTLAEKIGQMDQISVVNTQGDCQWSGGDFTESCLKNVLVKNAAGSILSGGGAGPTVNTPENWAKMVNTVQKYAVDNSRLHIPVLYGVDAVHGHNNVLGATIFPQEIGLGSTWNPSLVKDAGAATGRAVAATGIDWNFSPVADLSRDQRWGRYYETYSEDPLLAGTLAASAVDGIQHADGAKEIAATVKHFAGYSEPSNGHDRVPADVSLRYLQDTLLPSYKAAIDAGAKSVMVNSGAVNGIPATASSYLLTKVLRDKWGFQGVEISDWQDVRALQTSYHVAADYPGAIAKAVNAGLDMAMEPYDAQGWSDGLTAAVNRGLVSVKRIDQSVTRILKLKFELGLFEHPYVDASKANGRVLGADTAVARQAADESQVLLRNDGNVLPLSSSTKKIVVAGSYADDINDQAGGWTVGWQGVPDGVKLPGTTVLQGIKEAAPSGTKVVQAAGAADAVTQAKNADLTVVVVGEKAAAEGSADSPRPELSADQQALVKSLKATGKPVVTVVIAGRPLVLGDADGTQGLLMSWLPGGEGGHAVADVLFGKVNPSGRLSVSWPKDLGNEPLYYQQLPGTNAGPQSSYDAAYPFGSGLSYTSYAFGSIKADAATARTKDTLHLKVTVTNSGARAGDLVVPVYVSQPVSDVLTPATKLVAFTKVHLNAGQSRTVSLSVPPSELAVTPGDIDGAGQQQVARGDYVFSAGGQSTTVTLR